One Vicia villosa cultivar HV-30 ecotype Madison, WI unplaced genomic scaffold, Vvil1.0 ctg.000912F_1_1, whole genome shotgun sequence genomic region harbors:
- the LOC131632195 gene encoding late embryogenesis abundant protein D-34-like isoform X1: protein MSQEQPRRPEQEPIKYGDVFNVSGELSSQPIAPRDAATMQSAENKTLGQTRKDGAASLMTSAAHKNEDAGFIGHNTATYIARNEGVAVSETYDSGKRVITETLGGQVLGKFVEDANDFGPIVENEGDPNPLSAQAPKVGVTMDRDFISNQGGGVMNPRLSGNQNENKNAWSNDSMDKGVWNENPEVISSVPGGMGASMATADRFKKNK, encoded by the exons ATGAGTCAGGAGCAGCCACGGAGGCCCGAGCAAGAACCGATAAAATACGGCGACGTGTTTAACGTGTCTGGTGAGTTATCATCACAACCAATTGCACCAAGAGATGCTGCAACTATGCAATCAGCGGAAAACAAAACATTGGGACAGACACGAAAAGATGGTGCTGCTTCTCTCATGACTTCTGCGGCGCATAAAAACGAGGATGCTGGTTTCATCGGTCATAACACTGCTACATACATCGCTAGAAACGAAGGCGTTGCTGTTTCCGAAACTTATGATTCGGGCAAACGTGTCATTACTGAGACCCTTGGTGGACAG GTCCTGGGGAAGTTTGTGGAAGATGCAAATGATTTTGGACCAATAGTGGAAAATGAAGGTGATCCAAATCCTCTCTCAGCTCAAGCTCCTAAAGTTGGAGTAACAATGGACAGAGATTTCATAAGTAACCAAGGTGGTGGTGTTATGAATCCTCGGTTGTCTGGGAACCAAAATGAGAATAAGAATGCGTGGTCTAATGATTCAATG GACAAGGGTGTATGGAATGAAAATCCTGAAGTTATAAGTAGTGTACCTGGTGGCATGGGAGCATCCATGGCGACGGCGGATCGATTTAAGAAAAACAAGTGA
- the LOC131632196 gene encoding uncharacterized protein LOC131632196 isoform X2, with protein sequence MPKSKSISNLLKLAHVVCASNDPIHAPLGSPDVMSATPTLVVDNVSPQLPNQMQPVQQGVESSHGRTKVSSQLPNKTSSQPAQQGVRRSHRIANVSSQLPNQTVSQQRVKRSHRIANVSSQLPNQTSSQQGVKRSHRIANVSSQSPNQTSSQQGVKRSHRIANVSSQSPNQTSSQQGVRRSHRIANVSSQLPNQTSTQPTQQGVGSSHRRANVSSQLPSQTASQIAQKEAESSHCRVVNVSSQLPCQNSPQAVRPEHRDGRVSTHYWFVDAIDEEHGTIKKLRMISKDVKDMSNTLRIIVDFDEFHSPIGEAAGLLAGVCGLIATNSVFFPIGFDKWSNMPGSYFDEQWITFFLPRFCFKVHEDLAKRYIEASIGKKWREYRIKLWKASYRPTLSKREIINKKPKEIPPNHWALFVEYRLKPETMELCKRNQEIRKNQAFSHTCGAKSLARRRHELTIETGKTIGRGVMWNMIHKKKDGSYVNAKAMEIGKIDTHINQNHEAASEISPNDVVANIFGRDHPGRVRAMGLGVVPTIAFKHTTTRLHGMEFGSSSGSNSLVEQKLAAVTAQLNAVIGYISAKEGGTLPKELAALFPNQTQKISDIGSECSSSDMRTLSDGSNIHGTYHQNPSNST encoded by the exons ATGCCAAAGTCAAAAAGTATTTCAAATTTGCTTAAATTAGCACATGTTGTATGTGCATCCAATGATCCGATTCATGCTCCACTTGGATCACCGGATGTCATGTCTGCTACTCCTACACTAGTTGTTGATAATGTATCTCCTCAATTACCTAACCAAATGCAACCTGTACAACAAGGAGTTGAAAGTTCTCATGGTAGAACTAAGGTATCATCTCAGTTACCCAACAAAACATCCTCGCAACCTGCACAACAAGGAGTTAGACGTTCTCATCGTATAGCTAATGTATCATCTCAATTACCTAACCAAACAGTCTCACAACAAAGAGTCAAACGTTCTCATCGTATAGCTAATGTATCATCTCAATTACCTAACCAAACATCCTCACAACAAGGAGTTAAACGGTCTCATCGTATAGCTAATGTATCATCTCAATCACCTAACCAAACATCCTCACAACAAGGAGTTAAACGGTCTCATCGTATAGCTAATGTATCATCTCAATCACCTAATCAAACATCCTCCCAACAAGGAGTTAGACGTTCTCATCGTATAGCTAATGTATCATCTCAATTACCTAACCAAACATCCACACAACCTACACAACAAGGAGTTGGAAGTTCTCATCGTAGAGCTAATGTATCATCTCAATTACCTAGTCAAACAGCCTCACAAATTGCACAAAAAGAAGCGGAAAGTTCTCATTGTAGAGTTGTTAATGTATCATCTCAATTACCTTGCCAAAACTCCCCGCAGGCTGTACGTCCTGAACATAGAGATGGACGAGTATCTACTCATTATTGGTTTGTAGATGCAATAG ATGAAGAACACGGTACAATTAAAAAACTGCGTATGATTTCTAAGGATGTCAAGGACATGTCGAATACATTGCGTATTATTGTAGATTTTGATGAATTTCATTCACCTATTGGAGAGGCTGCTGGTTTGCTTGCTGGAGTATGTGGACTAATAGCAACAAATAGTGTCTTTTTTCCTATAGGTTTTGATAAGTGGTCAAATATGCCAGGAAGTTACTTTGATGAACAATGGATAACCTTCTTTCTG CCTCGATTTTGTTTCAAGGTACATGAAGATTTAGCTAAAAGATATATTGAGGCTTCAATTGGCAAAAAGTGGAGGGAGTATAGGATTAAGCTTTGGAAGGCTTCATATCGTCCAACTTTGAGCAAACGTGAAATTATCAACAAGAAACCTAAGGAAATTCCCCCGAACCATTGGGCATTATTTGTTGAGTATCGCTTAAAACCAGAGACGATG GAGCTTtgtaagagaaatcaagaaataaGGAAGAATCAAGCATTTTCTCATACATGTGGTGCCAAGTCATTAGCGAGGAGAAGGCATGAGCTA ACTATTGAAACTGGTAAGACTATCGGTCGGGGTGTAATGTGGAATATGATCCACAAAAAGAAAGATGGAAGTTATGTGAATGCCAAAGCTATGGAGATAGGG AAAATTGATACTCATATAAATCAAAACCATGAGGCGGCTtctgaaatttctccaaatgatGTTGTTGCCAATATATTTGGTAGAGATCATCCTGGCCGTGTTCGAGCAATGGGCTTGGGAGTAGTTCCTACTATTGCTTTTAAGCACACCACCACACGACTTCATGGTATGGAGTTTGGTTCTTCAAGTGGTAGTAATTCATTGGTGGAACAGAAACTTGCAGCTGTGACTGCTCAATTAAATGCAGTTATTGGCTACATTAGTGCAAAAGAAGGTGGTACACTCCCTAAGGAATTGGCTGCCTTATTTCCCAATCAAACACAAAAG ATTTCAGAtataggaagtgaatgttcatcGTCTGACATGAGAACATTATCGGATGGAAGCAATATACATGGCACATATCATCAGAATCCTTCTAACAGCACATGA
- the LOC131632196 gene encoding uncharacterized protein LOC131632196 isoform X1 produces the protein MPKSKSISNLLKLAHVVCASNDPIHAPLGSPDVMSATPTLVVDNVSPQLPNQMQPVQQGVESSHGRTKVSSQLPNKTSSQPAQQGVRRSHRIANVSSQLPNQTVSQQRVKRSHRIANVSSQLPNQTSSQQGVKRSHRIANVSSQSPNQTSSQQGVKRSHRIANVSSQSPNQTSSQQGVRRSHRIANVSSQLPNQTSTQPTQQGVGSSHRRANVSSQLPSQTASQIAQKEAESSHCRVVNVSSQLPCQNSPQAVRPEHRDGRVSTHYWFVDAIDEEHGTIKKLRMISKDVKDMSNTLRIIVDFDEFHSPIGEAAGLLAGVCGLIATNSVFFPIGFDKWSNMPGSYFDEQWITFFLPRFCFKVHEDLAKRYIEASIGKKWREYRIKLWKASYRPTLSKREIINKKPKEIPPNHWALFVEYRLKPETMELCKRNQEIRKNQAFSHTCGAKSLARRRHELTIETGKTIGRGVMWNMIHKKKDGSYVNAKAMEIGQKIDTHINQNHEAASEISPNDVVANIFGRDHPGRVRAMGLGVVPTIAFKHTTTRLHGMEFGSSSGSNSLVEQKLAAVTAQLNAVIGYISAKEGGTLPKELAALFPNQTQKISDIGSECSSSDMRTLSDGSNIHGTYHQNPSNST, from the exons ATGCCAAAGTCAAAAAGTATTTCAAATTTGCTTAAATTAGCACATGTTGTATGTGCATCCAATGATCCGATTCATGCTCCACTTGGATCACCGGATGTCATGTCTGCTACTCCTACACTAGTTGTTGATAATGTATCTCCTCAATTACCTAACCAAATGCAACCTGTACAACAAGGAGTTGAAAGTTCTCATGGTAGAACTAAGGTATCATCTCAGTTACCCAACAAAACATCCTCGCAACCTGCACAACAAGGAGTTAGACGTTCTCATCGTATAGCTAATGTATCATCTCAATTACCTAACCAAACAGTCTCACAACAAAGAGTCAAACGTTCTCATCGTATAGCTAATGTATCATCTCAATTACCTAACCAAACATCCTCACAACAAGGAGTTAAACGGTCTCATCGTATAGCTAATGTATCATCTCAATCACCTAACCAAACATCCTCACAACAAGGAGTTAAACGGTCTCATCGTATAGCTAATGTATCATCTCAATCACCTAATCAAACATCCTCCCAACAAGGAGTTAGACGTTCTCATCGTATAGCTAATGTATCATCTCAATTACCTAACCAAACATCCACACAACCTACACAACAAGGAGTTGGAAGTTCTCATCGTAGAGCTAATGTATCATCTCAATTACCTAGTCAAACAGCCTCACAAATTGCACAAAAAGAAGCGGAAAGTTCTCATTGTAGAGTTGTTAATGTATCATCTCAATTACCTTGCCAAAACTCCCCGCAGGCTGTACGTCCTGAACATAGAGATGGACGAGTATCTACTCATTATTGGTTTGTAGATGCAATAG ATGAAGAACACGGTACAATTAAAAAACTGCGTATGATTTCTAAGGATGTCAAGGACATGTCGAATACATTGCGTATTATTGTAGATTTTGATGAATTTCATTCACCTATTGGAGAGGCTGCTGGTTTGCTTGCTGGAGTATGTGGACTAATAGCAACAAATAGTGTCTTTTTTCCTATAGGTTTTGATAAGTGGTCAAATATGCCAGGAAGTTACTTTGATGAACAATGGATAACCTTCTTTCTG CCTCGATTTTGTTTCAAGGTACATGAAGATTTAGCTAAAAGATATATTGAGGCTTCAATTGGCAAAAAGTGGAGGGAGTATAGGATTAAGCTTTGGAAGGCTTCATATCGTCCAACTTTGAGCAAACGTGAAATTATCAACAAGAAACCTAAGGAAATTCCCCCGAACCATTGGGCATTATTTGTTGAGTATCGCTTAAAACCAGAGACGATG GAGCTTtgtaagagaaatcaagaaataaGGAAGAATCAAGCATTTTCTCATACATGTGGTGCCAAGTCATTAGCGAGGAGAAGGCATGAGCTA ACTATTGAAACTGGTAAGACTATCGGTCGGGGTGTAATGTGGAATATGATCCACAAAAAGAAAGATGGAAGTTATGTGAATGCCAAAGCTATGGAGATAGGG CAGAAAATTGATACTCATATAAATCAAAACCATGAGGCGGCTtctgaaatttctccaaatgatGTTGTTGCCAATATATTTGGTAGAGATCATCCTGGCCGTGTTCGAGCAATGGGCTTGGGAGTAGTTCCTACTATTGCTTTTAAGCACACCACCACACGACTTCATGGTATGGAGTTTGGTTCTTCAAGTGGTAGTAATTCATTGGTGGAACAGAAACTTGCAGCTGTGACTGCTCAATTAAATGCAGTTATTGGCTACATTAGTGCAAAAGAAGGTGGTACACTCCCTAAGGAATTGGCTGCCTTATTTCCCAATCAAACACAAAAG ATTTCAGAtataggaagtgaatgttcatcGTCTGACATGAGAACATTATCGGATGGAAGCAATATACATGGCACATATCATCAGAATCCTTCTAACAGCACATGA
- the LOC131632195 gene encoding late embryogenesis abundant protein D-34-like isoform X2 gives MSQEQPRRPEQEPIKYGDVFNVSGELSSQPIAPRDAATMQSAENKTLGQTRKDGAASLMTSAAHKNEDAGFIGHNTATYIARNEGVAVSETYDSGKRVITETLGGQVLGKFVEDANDFGPIVENEGDPNPLSAQAPKVGVTMDRDFISNQGGGVMNPRLSGNQNENKNAWSNDSMCRTRVYGMKILKL, from the exons ATGAGTCAGGAGCAGCCACGGAGGCCCGAGCAAGAACCGATAAAATACGGCGACGTGTTTAACGTGTCTGGTGAGTTATCATCACAACCAATTGCACCAAGAGATGCTGCAACTATGCAATCAGCGGAAAACAAAACATTGGGACAGACACGAAAAGATGGTGCTGCTTCTCTCATGACTTCTGCGGCGCATAAAAACGAGGATGCTGGTTTCATCGGTCATAACACTGCTACATACATCGCTAGAAACGAAGGCGTTGCTGTTTCCGAAACTTATGATTCGGGCAAACGTGTCATTACTGAGACCCTTGGTGGACAG GTCCTGGGGAAGTTTGTGGAAGATGCAAATGATTTTGGACCAATAGTGGAAAATGAAGGTGATCCAAATCCTCTCTCAGCTCAAGCTCCTAAAGTTGGAGTAACAATGGACAGAGATTTCATAAGTAACCAAGGTGGTGGTGTTATGAATCCTCGGTTGTCTGGGAACCAAAATGAGAATAAGAATGCGTGGTCTAATGATTCAATG TGCAGGACAAGGGTGTATGGAATGAAAATCCTGAAGTTATAA